One Megalobrama amblycephala isolate DHTTF-2021 linkage group LG15, ASM1881202v1, whole genome shotgun sequence genomic window, aaaaaataatgcaagtatatcaagaaaaaaacaaaacaaaaagacacaatttaaagaaaacaattgACCGCTGACCAAATTTACACATGAAAATTCTGATTAACATTGGAATTTAGTGTTTAATGTCaaacacaatttaaatatatacatatacagtttctcacagaagtgagtacacccctcacatttttgtaaatattttattatatcttttcatgtgacaacactgaagaaatcaCACTTtactacaatgtaaagtagtgagagtacagcttgtataacagtgtaaatttgctgtcccctcaaaataattcaacacacatccattaatgtctaaactgttgaccacaaaagtgagtacttAATCAggagggtttaatatggagttggcccaccatttgcagctataacagctatAAATTGTATTCAAAATTTTGTAGCATGTAAACGCCTTCAGAATATTGTTCAGGTATATCAGTGCATTACCAAACAAGAGTGATTTGGAGTGAAAAGTCAAACTaataaagaaatacatttttggaGTTTTGAGACCGTTTCCTTTTAGATGAACATAAATAtatacccagctaacaaaaatatgttctcagaatgttTTGCTATTGTTCCTGTATGAAAACCTTATTtatgaatgttctctgaacattcaaagcatccatttttgttttaaaaactaACCATCCTTTCATCGTTTTGCAAACATAAcatgactgctgcagattcatttaggcgttgatagtaggcttgttcgacttgatgcagcgTTGCACAGACagatcggcggctgacttgaagcagtgcatgccggtaagaaattttgtccgacttgagacagtGTCGAtgccatgtgactgtgacgtatgaCTTCAAAGTACCACAAGAGCGATTCAAGAGCAGTAGGATGAGCCAGCCGCGTGAGTTATTTCCCCAAATGGTTTAGCAGAAATCACCACCCTGCAACCAGTTTCATTGGCTGAGGTTACAGCAGACCTCCGCGACGGCTGGGGCGCAAAGCGTGGGGGgggggatttaaaaaaaaatctatctcagctaatgctgtaCACTATATACAGGGAGCCTTTTCTTGcacattactgtaatattaaaggttacaattaacaacagagcccaaactattacgTTCagctgctatttatttttagatataataatcaatgctgaaaaaaaaatttctactctaattcatttttgaaatataatcatttacacagttactgtcataacttgttttcatgacaaatttatttaaacatatattaaataagacattactaacaggtaaagtaatgaatatataagctaatatagtgcatatatttagtgaaatgatccctctagagttcatttctctagtgaactaacttGCTGTGGACAATGAATgactttcctgaggtaaatgtaatgctaagTGAGATATTATTGATGCCTTTCCTTGgctgaaacactggttgagagattacacgtAAACAGATCTATATGTGTAGATCGTatgttcttcttctgctcttccTGTTGTGGAggttagcaaacagtgttgcattaccgCACACGCCACCTTCTGGATCGGAGTGTGGATCACCTATGGCAGACTGTATTTGTTGCCTGACTGTATGCACCGAATCTTGACGTCCGTACCATGACAGTTTGGTACAGATACATGTAATGTTACACTCCtgatacaaatgtaaaaaaaaaaaaaaaagttgtggcCTTTGAAGTCTGAGTCTTGGAAGGTTGGGACACAGCcatacagagctaccgcaaaaacaGAAGTTCAAACACCCAATTTTAAAGATGGCTGCGTGCTTGTTTCTCCGGTGCATAAGGTCTAAGTAAAGGTCTTTTTCAGAACAAAAGTACAATCAGAAAATGACCTATAAAAGgaaaattatgtttaaaagttttcatggctttaaaggtgccatcgaacgtttttttacaagatgtaatataagtctaaggtgtcccctgaatgtgtctgtgaagttgcagctcaaaataccccatagatttttttaaattaatttttttaactgcctattttgaggcataattagaaatgcaccgattcatgctgcggcccctttaaatcgcgcactctccgccccctcccgagctctcgactctatcactgcataaacaaagttcacacagctaatataaccctcaaaatggatctttacaaagtgttcgtcatgcagcatgtctaatcgcgcaagtacagtgtttatttggatgtttacatttgattctgaatgagtttgatagtgctccatggctaacggctaatgctacactgttggagagatttataaagaatgaagttgtgtttatgaattatacagactgcaagtgtttaaaaatgaaaataacgacggatcttgtctccgtgaatacagtaataaacgatggtaactttaaccacatttaacagtacattagcaacatgctaacgaaacatttataaagacaatttacaaatatcactaaaaatatcatgttatcatagatcatgtcagttattattgctccatctgccatttttcgctattgttcttgcttgcttacctagtctgatgattcagctgtgcacagatccagacgttaatactggctgctcttgtgtaatgcttcgatcatgggctggcatatgcaaatattgggggcgtacatattaatgatcctgactgttatgtaacagtcggtgttatgttgagattcgcctgttcttctgaggtcttttaaacaaatgagatttatataagaaggaggaaacaatggagtttgagactcactgtatgtcatttccacaaactgaactcttgttattcaactatgccgaggtaaattcaattttcaattcgatggcacctttaaagaaaaccaATTGTTTTTGAGGCAGATAATTATGCACATATAGTGTGGAAATATTTGTGTGAGACAGTGCTGGCatgctgtgtttgtgtttttaagaaGTGAAGGTGTCATTTGTCCATATCAAGTCTGTTGCTAAGGACCCTAGGCCACGGATAATAGCGCTCCTGCACAGCCCTTCATATCTAATGACTATAAAACATGACTCATATGAGTGCAGTACAGCACCTGGTGTGCTCCtgttcacacaaacacacacacctctaTCACACAAAACCAAAATGacatatgtatttatgtatttgtgtGCTGCACGGAAGAACCATGAATCAAAAGATCAGGTGGACAGTAATAGTCATGTTCACGCACCATCAAAGAGCAGAGGAAAATTCCTCATGTATAAGGTAACCGGCTTAGGTCAACACATCATTGTTCACAGCAACACAAGCTGCGGAGAAGCGACAGGCAAAAATAACTTGTTTACATCACAGTGGCATTTaataaaatcatgtttttttgaaaacagaCAACCATGCAAAATATATCATTAGGCTCACTGAGGCAGTGTGTCTCATTGTCTATTAATGCATTTGATTATAATGACTTGTACTGTTTGCAGAGGACACTGAAAACACAGTAAACTTTTAAgggttgagtgtgtgtgtgtgcgtgtgtgtgtggttttagAGGTGAATGAGTTAATCAAAAGTGGGGTGAAATaatgaatgtgtgtttgtgttgccAACTAAACTCACTcacaaaatgctaaaaataattttagtatGTACTGCAGACTGACTGAGCAGAActgaattataaattaaataaattcccTTTTcctttatgaatgaatgaattagctATTTCCAAAGAACACTATTTAGTTGTAATCTGCTTAGAAACCAAAAGTGAATTAAAGTAAAGCACTGAGCAtaattattcttcaaaaagataTGTATTTTTTCTAATATTCTATTATTCTGTTTAAGTTTGAGTTTTGCTAATAGCTCacgcaaaaattaaaattctctcattatttactcactcatgtcattccaaaccataTTTAACTTTCAATTGAGAAAGATTTGAAGACTGGCATGAGTATTTGCCATTATAATAAACAGGGAGGTACAGTATGTGTAAGAGAAAGACTTGAATGTGCTTTGTTATTCACTGAATAATCATTCTGTTGATCATTCAGTTGATGATGCATACTATGTACAGGCAAGCAGATGAACCCACAATATAAACACAACACGCAGTTTCTCGTTCCAAAGAAAACCATTTAGCATGTTGCATTCTGGGCTCATCTACTCacctgcagtgttggggaaagttacttttaaaatgaatgcattacaatattgcgatACTCCttataaaaataactaattgcattacttagttactttttattaaaattaatgttacattacttttaccatactttttctcacctgggctgggcttgcttgtttgtttttttaataacaacaaaaaaaagttcaattttTAGCAAATGTacaggccctttcacaccaaaagtgaaatgaataagcctcaggcagAAGGAAATGTATATTTATGCCTGTActgtagagggcgcagctcaaacaaaccaaaaagacattggttaataaagtgaaattaaatgcagaaaatatatttgtgtaatttaatatagttaattattacagatttgtgtaaaattctgagattgcatttcactgtttttattcattttgaggaatactgaatgtttccGTGCAagtgagtaaatgcatgttcacactATGGGActgatttactaaacagggcaaattagcgCGAGAGCGCAATTCCACAAATGCGCCGAGTTTTGCACATAATATAATGCTGACGCACAAATTAAAGAACAGACAcagtcaaatcatttacaaaatgaCCAACggaatctaccaagagcagtgcaaattagcATTGGGTCgcaaataagcagagctgatgATCATCAGGTGCGGGTTGACACAGGCGCAACTTGTTACATGTAATATACGGATTATGTCTTCCTCTggcattccaaagaaattaatacgagtggaaaatattttctcccttcTACCATGCGCTCTCTGTTCTCTGCAGTGTCTTCCTGGTAGCAACAATTGCAGCTATGtcacaaaatattttaagagCTTTTTTTGGGCGTTAAATAATGGCGcgaataccagtaaattgactagcgcaaacattagtaaattgcgttgcatgattcatttaaatactctcctcccataaattttgcgtctgaaagggaaactcctacaaatgcatatacaataaggtcagcagcaaaaacaACTCAGGCCACACcttttcagcgctaattttgcactgcgtatctttagtaaatcctgacagtagttttttaacgccaaaagagggtttgcactGGCGCAGCTGGCCCTTAGTCTAGAACTACGGTaacatcatgttcacacagcgcacacaacacctctgcactttatttctctcaacatggggacaggagagctttcagtcaataaatgtgaaacagtaacttgcattacttatttaaaaaagtaacttagatattttgttgtaaattaaaaagtaatccgttactttactagttacttgaaaaaataatctgattacgtaactcaagttacttgttaTGCATTACATCTAACACTGCTCACCTATAGTATGCATCTTCAATAAGGTTTATACTGAATTTCATCTTTTAATAACACTCTTTTAGTACATTATTGGGCTTTAAAGTAAGATTTGTAgaataaaatatccaaaaaccactagaacaatgttatatattttgttgagttgtgtacttacattttcCCAAACGtctccaacaatgtttaaatccagagaaatcagccCCCGTGTCATTTCGTCACCTGTCAATAACGCCATATCCACACTACCCTCGATTTCCTGTTTTACTTtcgtagaaaccatggaaacacaaagacactttaatatattatgtgttttatttgacaggtgagcaactgtttggatacattcatcgacagaaaactaatcattgttatatagctaaacacttttagtcttattgtttgaatctcttgttttcttaccaccatgttttttttaccatgcctcagagacagCATTATTCTACAGACACACAGAGTAATGCTATAACATTCAACACACTAAAAttttagtatgattgttttaaCCATGCAAAACAGTGCTGCGTTACCCCACGTATGCAACGAAAAGAGCAGAAGCGGCCGAGTGCAGCataagcataataaaagcttGGACTCCCgtggctctcagcccgccctgcttcataccacagtacttatagctcatccatgaacatgatttctgctttCCATTGGCTATAGAGGTGACAATGACAACTCCCATGAATCCACGCTCATTcatggcatcatcaagctacacctttgttttgaataagcgacctctagtggcacaaattacatattgtgcctttaagtgtTTTTCACATTAAGCATTTTAGCAGGTGCTGGATATGGACCACAAACAcccaaaacatgcatttttgttCGCACgtttttgattttcttcttttgaGATGGAAAATTGACAGGTCTGTAATTCAATTCTATGCATGTTATGTTCTCCATGGTCTCTGTGGCATCACGTGACTGAAAACTACGAATATGCCCACTTCCATACTagatagtaggtgaaaaacagtatgtgagccAAGTAGTATATCTGAATTCAAGTGGCCAGATGGCCTTTTAATGAGATTCTGAAGTCCAATGGATACCTTTCTATCcaatgaggccacaggagaggagttatgattatatattccgggtatgttatgttatattggTCCCCATatggaaaacagcttataaatcatactaagtaatgtttttttttttttttttttttttaatgtaaaaatagaacgttttttgtgtgtgtgtgatggataggtttagggaatagaatatacagtttgtacagcaTAAATTTCATTATGCCTATGggaagtccccataaaacatgaaaacttaatgtcataaaatgtatttttaatgtaaccttttccctttaaatactttggtcagttcatgaataatttatgcaattttatattatttatttgaaagaatgaaAAGAACATTTTCATGTCTATCCTTGTTGTTCAACTGTTCGAGGCTCTTTATGTAGAAATTAGTAAGCAATACTTTTTATAGAGAGTGATTAATACAGCAATCTAGTTACACGgttgaagatgtaattagtagctAGTAATAACCCTCTGGAACTACTGATACGTTTAGCATGATGATGTTAGTAAATTACgtattaatgaaagttataaTATAAAGTTTTACCATGTTAAACCACTGTGGTTTTGTGTCGCTGGTGGTGAAGCATTAATCCTTTACATTACCAGCCACTGATTCATGTTCTCTACACGCTTTCATGAGCACAGTCTACACCGACCTGAAACACACTGACCAATAGCGTCATCGATGGGCGTGACTGTGAAACGTGTTGGCCAATAGGAATACCGAAGGGCGGGGCTGAACTCTCTCAACGCTGTCAAAGAATTTCCTCATGGATTTGCGGTCTTACAGTTGTCATGTTTTGAGTTGTGGGAATGTGTTTAATTTGGATATTGTGATCGACAGTGCGGTGATGTATGAACGACTTTCGTTTATAACTTATTTAATACCTCTCTGTTGACATCACTGCCTTTACCACATCCATGTGTGATCATCGAAACTTCATTGCTGCTAACTTATTTCTCAGTTATGATGAATACGTAAACAGTCCCGCGGTAGATTCAGCCTTGACCGGGACTCGCTGACAAGGATGCTTTTGGTTTGACACTGAATAATTTGGATGAAAGGACACTTGTGGATTCTTCAGGGAGATAAACAGGTTTTATTCCAGCATGTCCCGGAGGAAACAGGCTAAGCCACAGTATGTGCTCATTGGTAAGTTTTATATCGCTTTCTGGAAGTTTGATCAAAACGCGCAAATGTTTGTTAGAAAAAAGTAAGGAATGAGTGCAACACTTTTTTGTTTAGCACGGATAACTCTTATTTCCAAGATTCTCTCAACTACATCAGTAAGTCAATATATGATCTGTAGTAGGCTATATCATTGCATAAACTGATGTCAACTTAATCTCTAACAATatgaaaaatcttgtttttaaaatagttgtGTAACACACTTTACACTCAATTCTAGTATTTTCactcttttaaaaatgtaacattccATTAAAATTTGTGACATCTATTTGGACTTTACAAGGCgttaaaacaaatattctaattataaaATTTCTAAATTTGTACACAAATTGTAGcttgactgactgaatggggcTAAATTTAGGCTAGTTTACAACTCTGTTGCTAACAGTCCTGTCATCCATTCTGTTTTCAATTTATtcaattttgatgtttatttaatgtgtattgctagaaaataataaaatcacaCAGACCATGGTTGTACCCTGTTAATAGAAGGTTCATGCTGTTAAAATTTAGTGACATAGCCGATGTGTGAAATGAAATAACCATTAAAAACAAACCttactgatttttttaaacttcttTTCTGAAATCAACTTTTCAAAGTGTTTGCTGGACCCTCTCTGACTTTCATTTCTAatgctaaaacacacacacacattagagGCTAGTTTTGTTACAACTCACTGCGGTGATGTGTTATGTTGCTGGCTGTTGCAGAAAGCTGTATGAGGTCATCATGAATGTAACGGatcaaaatttactttcattatatgcaagttttatcattaaaatgtaaaacataacCTGTGAAGCTATCTTAAATATGCACTAGAAACAAAGGTGTTCTATTTAATGAATTTGAGATCAGACTGGAAATGCCATTGAAATGCATAGTGTATTTTGGAGATATTTACAAGATGCTTAAAATGGCTTAAAGTTATTGTAAAATTATTTAAGAAGATTTTGCTACAAgattatttgtaaattattattacttgaTAACTAAATagtaatttgaatttatttattgtctTAAGTCTGTTAAGAAGAATGCTACTGTGTTGTCTTTTGCtaagttttaaagggttagttcacccagaattgaaaattctgtcatctttaaCTAATCCTAatttcattccaaacccgtaagacttcagtttatcttcaaaacacaaattaaaatattattaatgaaatctgagtgatTTCTATCCCTCCATTGGGCagtctacacaactaccactttgatgcttcaaaaagttcataaagagatcgtaaaactaatccatatgaattaagaggtttagtccaaatttgaacttaccctttaagtTTACATTAAGTTGCTATGTAATATGCTCTAATatacaaaatgatttttttctagATCATATGATGGTGAATGACCCCACTCCATCCCACGATGTCCATATGTGTGAACAATGCTGTGCTGAATTTTCCAGTATAACAGACCTCTATCAACATCAGAAAGACTGTTCAAAAGACCAGTTAGTTCTAATAGTAAGTGAAAACGAAAGCCTAGATTCTCCACCTTCTGGCCTCACAATCAATTCATCTTTCTTCAACACTGAGGAGCATTTGAATGGAGTGACAAGTAATGACAGCACAGAGGAACATTGTGACTTTTCTAATGGCAAAATATCAGTGGATGTTGACGAATCcttacacatatttgaaaaCAGCAGTCATGATGTTGCCAAAAAGTCTAATTTACATCATGATAACGAAAACTATGCTGATGGCTTTAGCTCTGCATACTCAGCTTTACTACCTCAAGAGAGTACTTTACTTGAGTTATGTAAATTATCAGCCATTAATAGCAATGTCTTCATTGAGAACCTAGAAAACACCAAAGTTGCTGTTGCTCAGTTCTCACAGGAAACTAGTTTGAATCCAAAGACAAGTTGCAGGAACTCTAGCAACATCAAAATGGCCTCCTCTAGTTTGGTTGAGCAGCTGTTATCACTGCAGGAACAGCAGGTGCAGCAACTAAAACTAATAGAAGAAATTCGACACCAAATAACGTTATTAGTAACCCAAAATTCTAATACACCTTTGGCCACACACACCTACAATGGTCTCTCTCAAACCAGTTCACTGATAAAACTCAGCTCACACCTCTCAGAACAACTCACAGCAGCTGCTGGGCTAGTGGAAAACCTAACTGCTAATGCTAATCAGTCTAAACATGTTATTTCACAAAACAACCAAGATGGTTTAAGAGGTGAAAAAGGAAACTCCCAAATGGCTGATAAAAATAGAGACAACCCTTTGCCATCAAAGGTTGGTAGTGATCGGTGTAGTAATCGATCTTTGCAAGGTAACACAGTCAGTGATAAAGTTGATGGCACAGCTCATTTAAAAACACCTTCACCATCTCCTGCTTCATTTGCTGATGGGATTCTAAACAAACTCAAATTGCCCCATAAACAAAACAGCTTTCATAAGTTTGAAAACTCCTTGCCTAGTATTGGGGCAATTGTAGAGGACCTGAATGCTCTGACTGCCCTCGCCCAACATAGGAAAGTCAAACCTCTCAATGTGAGTTTATGTGAACACAAGAGACAATCTGAAGATTGTATATTCAAGCACAAATGCAGGTTCTGTGCCAAAGTATTTGGAAGTGATAGTGCTTTGCAAATACACCTACGGTCTCACACTGGAGAGCGACCCTACAAATGTAACATATGTGGAAATCGATTTTCCACCCGGGGAAATCTCAAAGTCCATTTCCAACGTCACAAGGAGAAGTATCCTAACATACTAATGAATCCTTATCCGGTTCCAGAGCATTTAGATAATGTCCTAACCAGCACAGGTATTCCATTTGGCATGTCTCTGCCTCCTGAGAATCCTGCTCCTAACTGGTTGGATAGTAAACCTTTAGTGGGCAACTCACTTGGCTTTATGCTTCCATCATCTTTGCCAAGTCTTCGACCCATCATTAAAAAAGAGGAGGAAAGCGTATCAATAACCAAACCTCATAGTCCTGTTGTCAGTGAGGTGTGTGAGAGAAGTAATGGGCAGTTTGGTAGTAGTCCTCCTCTAACCTCAGATGAGAAATTTCAAGAGGTTACACAACCCTTGACCATCGCTACCTTACTAAGCTCCTCAGGGGAAGGTTCAAAATACGACATTGCTATTAATACCTCTGTCAATACAAACTTAATAACTGAGCTAAAATCGGAGCAGCTTGAAACCAAATTTCTTTTTGGAAGTCTTCCAAATCCCCCTGGAGCATCTGAGACTTCAAAGCTGGAGCAGTTGGTGGAGAACATTGACAAGAGGTCTACTGATCCTAATGAGTGTGGAATCTGCCACCGGGTTCTTAGCTGTCAAAGTGCCCTTAAAATGCATTACCGCACCCATACTGGAGAGAGGCCATTCAAATGCAGAGTGTGTGGACGGGCTTTTACAACTAAGGGCAATCTGAAGACACACTATAGCATTCATCGTTCCATGCCACCTCTTAGAATACAACATTCTTGCCCCATATGCCAAGAAAAGTTTACAAATGCAATGGTTCTACAGCAGCATATCCACATGCATATGGGTGGCCACATTCCTAATGTCCCACTGCAAGATAGCTGTGCAGAACCCATGGACCAGGACACTGACTCTGTAGATGGTAGGACCTTGGAAGTGGATGCCTTCCCCAATGAAGACATAGACATTATGGAAGGTGTATCTGATTCTAAATACCAAGACTCTTTACCGGACAGTCTATGTTCTTCAACTGCTTCTTCTGTGTTTGCCAGAGGAACTGAGTCAGAGAGTCAGATCACAGATGTGGAGAATTTGTCAAACATCAATAAGTTGACTATGAGGAATGGATCAGTGAATAGAGACTGCTTAACCCAGAGATCATCTTCACTAAATAGGGATCATGAGAGTTTAAGGAGGATTTCTACCATCACTGAGACAAAACCCTCCTGGAACCCTTCGTCCCCCAATTGCTCTACGTATGAAATGCAAGGATACACTACAACTGACCGAAACCTGAAATCTCCTGAATCAAACAACTCAAGCCTACAGCCTAATCTTACAGTGTGTAGTTTACTTGACGAAACATCTGGAGATATACCAAAAGATAGCATGACCATGATTTTACCCTTCAATGAGCGGGGATCCCTAAAAAGCAATGTTTGTGATATTTGCAACAAGACGTTTGCCTGTCAAAGTGCTTTGGATATTCACTATCGAAGTCACACCAAAGAGCGCCCATTCATCTGCACTGCGTGCAACAGAGGGTTCTCAACCAAGGGTAACCTTAAACAGCACATGCTTACTCACCAGATGCGAGACTTACCTTCACAGTTGTTTG contains:
- the sall1b gene encoding sal-like protein 1, whose amino-acid sequence is MSRRKQAKPQYVLIDHMMVNDPTPSHDVHMCEQCCAEFSSITDLYQHQKDCSKDQLVLIVSENESLDSPPSGLTINSSFFNTEEHLNGVTSNDSTEEHCDFSNGKISVDVDESLHIFENSSHDVAKKSNLHHDNENYADGFSSAYSALLPQESTLLELCKLSAINSNVFIENLENTKVAVAQFSQETSLNPKTSCRNSSNIKMASSSLVEQLLSLQEQQVQQLKLIEEIRHQITLLVTQNSNTPLATHTYNGLSQTSSLIKLSSHLSEQLTAAAGLVENLTANANQSKHVISQNNQDGLRGEKGNSQMADKNRDNPLPSKVGSDRCSNRSLQGNTVSDKVDGTAHLKTPSPSPASFADGILNKLKLPHKQNSFHKFENSLPSIGAIVEDLNALTALAQHRKVKPLNVSLCEHKRQSEDCIFKHKCRFCAKVFGSDSALQIHLRSHTGERPYKCNICGNRFSTRGNLKVHFQRHKEKYPNILMNPYPVPEHLDNVLTSTGIPFGMSLPPENPAPNWLDSKPLVGNSLGFMLPSSLPSLRPIIKKEEESVSITKPHSPVVSEVCERSNGQFGSSPPLTSDEKFQEVTQPLTIATLLSSSGEGSKYDIAINTSVNTNLITELKSEQLETKFLFGSLPNPPGASETSKLEQLVENIDKRSTDPNECGICHRVLSCQSALKMHYRTHTGERPFKCRVCGRAFTTKGNLKTHYSIHRSMPPLRIQHSCPICQEKFTNAMVLQQHIHMHMGGHIPNVPLQDSCAEPMDQDTDSVDGRTLEVDAFPNEDIDIMEGVSDSKYQDSLPDSLCSSTASSVFARGTESESQITDVENLSNINKLTMRNGSVNRDCLTQRSSSLNRDHESLRRISTITETKPSWNPSSPNCSTYEMQGYTTTDRNLKSPESNNSSLQPNLTVCSLLDETSGDIPKDSMTMILPFNERGSLKSNVCDICNKTFACQSALDIHYRSHTKERPFICTACNRGFSTKGNLKQHMLTHQMRDLPSQLFEPSNQILIFPPNQFLPSMEPIKRIEHNGLIKKDPKDSPTGIVSSTASTLPVLSTPTLPAAPLRRTAKQHFCHTCGKTFSSSSALQIHERTHTGEKPFACNICGRAFTTKGNLKVHMGTHMWSSSPARRGRRLDGTFLRSNSERFQDAPPKDVADKVRNGNSIGLWSQYTSLASELGVRTNEIPVIQNGAIPHLSISAGHLENLEKLQLSRALPWLERLSENGATFHFRQLVEDNKTTATD